ATATGGCGGTATATGTGAGCAATCCATTGTATTCAGTAGCGGCAGGTCAGCTATAAAAATGCGGAAAAAAATAAAAGGTGTCGACAACGGCGGGGAGATTCCGCAAATCCTGCACACGTATATGGCAGGGCAGTACCGGGTCAGTGCAACTGACAGCGCAGCATGAAATCGAGAGAACAGGAGTACAAAGAAATATTTATAGCCGAGGCCCTGGAGTACTTTGATGCTCTGAACAGGCACATCAGCACCCTGGAGAAGCAGCCGGGCGACGAGCAGACGCTGGCGGAGGTGTTCCGTTTGCTGCACAACCTGAAGGCCAACTCGAAGGCGATCGGCTACCTCCATATCTCGGACGTGTCGCATAAACTGGAGACGGCCTTCAGCCTGATACGCAGCAAGGAGCTCGCCTTCAGCGACGAGGTGGTGACCGTGCTGTTCGACGGCATCGACATGCTGGGCGAACTGATCACGAACATCGACAGCAACCAGGAAACGGAGCCGGACCCGCTGCTCCTGCGCAACCTCGACATCATTGTGGAGAACCTCTCCGACAGCACCATTGAACTGGCGAAGGTGCAGAAGTACAACACCTCCAAAAACCTGTCGCTGTCCGAACTGGTATATATCCAGATCAGGAAGCTGGACCACATGATGAACCTGGTGGGCGAGCTCATGATCGACCGCGACCGGATCCTCTCCATCAGTAAGGGCGTGGACAACGACGAGCTGAAGGCAGTCAGTTCGCACCTGTACCGCATCACCGAAGACCTGCAGTACAGCGTGATGGACGCCAGGCTCGTAAACATCGGGTCGCTCTTCAACAAGTTTCCGCGCATCGTGCGCGACATTGCCGCCGCTGAAAAAAAAGAGGTGGATTTAAAAGTTTCCGGGCAGGATATCCAGATTGACCGTAATATCCTGCAGATCATGACGGACTCGCTGCTGCACCTGGTGCGCAACGCCGTGACCCATGGCCTGGAGTTGCCGGCCGAGCGGGAGAAAAAGGGCAAACCACGGACAGGACTCCTGCGGCTGAGCGCCCAGAGCGACCGGGAGAACGTGCTGATTGAGCTTTCGGACGATGGCAACGGCATGGACTATAAACAGATCAAGCGCACCGCTGTGGAGCGCCAGCTCGTGACGCCCGAGGCGGCGAAGGCGATGGCTGATACGGAGGCGCTCTCGTTCCTGTTTGAGCCGGGTTTCTCCACGGCAAAGGAGGTGACGGAGTATTCGGGGCGCGGCGTGGGGCTGGATGTGGTGAAGAACGCAGTCGACTCGATAGGCGGGCGCCTGTCAGTGAGATCGGAGAAAGGCGCAGGCACCACCTTCACCATGCTGCTGCCGACCTCCATTGCGGTAAAGGGGGCGCTGCTGTTTGAGGTGGATGAGATATTTTATGCCATTCCGCTTATTCATACAGAGCAGGTGGTGGCCCTCGACAAGGACGAGATACATGAGGTGGGCGACGTGATGGTGGCCAGCCTGAAAGGCGAAACCGTAACGGTTGTGTACCTGCACGAACTGCTGAACGCCGACGAGGCCAACATGCGCCTCGGAGACAAGACACGGCTGAAGGGGCAGGTGCAGAACATCGTGGTGGTCTCTTACAACAACCGGAAGCTGGGCCTGATAGTGGACAAGCTGTACCGGCAGCAGGACATTGTGGTGAAACCCCTGAACAAGCCGCTCGACCAGATTGACCTGTACGGCGGCGTGACGCTTCTGGGCACCGGCAAAGTGTGCATGGTGCTGGACGTGCCAGCCACCACACGCTATTTTATATATAAAAGGCAGGGGTGAGAAGATGGATGGGAACTTTACAAACACGACTACTATGACGACTGAACCGCATATAACGGAGTTAGAGCGAGACATAATCAAAGAAATCTTGAACATCGGGCTGGCCCGGGCTGCGGACTCCTTTGCCGCCATTGCCCGCGACAAAGTGCTGATGAAAGTGCCCGACATCACCCTGATAGAAGTCAAGGAACTCCTGAGCCTGGTGGCCAAGTATGAGGATTCGCACGTCATCATTCAGTCGGATATCAAAGGCGAGCTGAACGGCGCCACGCTCATGATCTTCTCCGACAACCACATCGTACGCCTGTCAGAAATCTGCCTGAGCATGGTGGATGTGCAGAAGGGGGAACTGTCTGTGATGCAGGAGTCGCTGCTGCTGGAGATCAGCAACATCATCACGGGCGCCCTGGTCACGCAGCTCGCCAATATCCTCAAGTCCAACATATATGGCTCGCCGCCCAAGGCCCCGAAAAGCCATATAGCCGATTCCCTCAAGAGCATCCTGGTGCAACACCCGCTTTTCCAGCCGCTCGTTTTCACCGTCATCACCCAGTTCTCGCACAATTCCAAAAGCGTGGAGTTGCCGCTGCTGCTGTTCTTCGACACCAACACGCTGCTGAAGATTCTGGACATCATCCGCTCCTTCGAGCTCGGCAAAAACAACCTGACCGAAAACGACCAAGCGTTATAGCCCGCACCCATCGCGCTATATCCCCACCGCATGTCAAAACCGAAGTCGAAACTGAGCCGCTACGAGCTGACAGGGTATATACTGATAATGGCCGGGGCCGCCGTGCTGGTTTGGGGAACCGTAAAGTTTGACATTTGGCATGAGCTGTACCTCGACCCGGCCGACCGGGAAGGGGGCGTGTTTGGCGAGTACGGGGAGTTTATCGGCGGCATTGTCGGCTCGCTTTGGGCGCTGGCGGGCGTATTCCTCTTTTTCGCCACGCTCACCTATCAGAAACGAGAGTTCGAGTTGCAGCGCCACGAGCTGCACAAGACCCAGAAAATATACCAGC
This window of the Pontibacter russatus genome carries:
- a CDS encoding chemotaxis protein CheA; protein product: MKSREQEYKEIFIAEALEYFDALNRHISTLEKQPGDEQTLAEVFRLLHNLKANSKAIGYLHISDVSHKLETAFSLIRSKELAFSDEVVTVLFDGIDMLGELITNIDSNQETEPDPLLLRNLDIIVENLSDSTIELAKVQKYNTSKNLSLSELVYIQIRKLDHMMNLVGELMIDRDRILSISKGVDNDELKAVSSHLYRITEDLQYSVMDARLVNIGSLFNKFPRIVRDIAAAEKKEVDLKVSGQDIQIDRNILQIMTDSLLHLVRNAVTHGLELPAEREKKGKPRTGLLRLSAQSDRENVLIELSDDGNGMDYKQIKRTAVERQLVTPEAAKAMADTEALSFLFEPGFSTAKEVTEYSGRGVGLDVVKNAVDSIGGRLSVRSEKGAGTTFTMLLPTSIAVKGALLFEVDEIFYAIPLIHTEQVVALDKDEIHEVGDVMVASLKGETVTVVYLHELLNADEANMRLGDKTRLKGQVQNIVVVSYNNRKLGLIVDKLYRQQDIVVKPLNKPLDQIDLYGGVTLLGTGKVCMVLDVPATTRYFIYKRQG
- a CDS encoding chemotaxis protein CheC, with the protein product MTTEPHITELERDIIKEILNIGLARAADSFAAIARDKVLMKVPDITLIEVKELLSLVAKYEDSHVIIQSDIKGELNGATLMIFSDNHIVRLSEICLSMVDVQKGELSVMQESLLLEISNIITGALVTQLANILKSNIYGSPPKAPKSHIADSLKSILVQHPLFQPLVFTVITQFSHNSKSVELPLLLFFDTNTLLKILDIIRSFELGKNNLTENDQAL